TGTAGCAAAAAGTTGCAGAAAACATCTAAacaatactaaaattttctctATCCAATCTTTATCTAAATCcgttactttttaaaatgtcCAATTCCAAGTTTATTGACATTTGTGCGTCtaaaaagttgcttgcaacaATTCTTAATCACATATATACTTGCTCAATAAAAGAACGAGTTCCGGCATATCTAGTTATTTTGCAAAAGAAAATAGATTCAACTTTTCCatgaatgagaaaatttttggactttattttttcttttgctaATTATTATGGAGCTTCTACAGTTgatgtaaaatatatgaataacgTAATTTGTTTCCTCATTATAAGCTTCcggtttatttaattttgcaaatattatttaacgaaagaaaataaaaaagtctaaGCCAGTGATATTTGTCTGGCacaaaacgataaaaaaaatgaaggaaagtaaatataaataagaaatcCGTAGGTCCATCCATTAAGTGTGGAAATCGTATAGCCGGTGATTCGCACGGTCGTTCGTCGAGCAATATTTATGGGGCGAGTACACGCGCCAATAAAAACAAACGAGCTAAAAATCCCGTtgctttatttatataaataaatatagttatacaCACAAACTATTTACTACCGAGTCGAGATTGCTGAATTGAGTGGGTATatttgtctatatatatacatatataacatatacatgaatccatatatatgtacgagGCCTCGTAAACTCGAACACGATACCGGATTTATAGAGATGAGGAATCATGGAATTCTCATGGCGAAACGCGGGTATTAAGGATGTATGAGCACGTTACTGAATGTTGCAAGTTGCAATGTACAACCTGAAACTTGATACCAGTCGtacgtttttatttatttattttttattttattttgagtatCTTTTAATACCGGATTGTAACTGGAAACCGGTCGAAAACGGTTTATTTTCCATTCTGTAGATCCGTAAATTGGGAATGGAAAGCTGTTTGACGATTTGTTGCCGAGCAATTGAGTAGTTACGTGAATTTTGCAAAGACGTATCGACGAATGCAGAACGACGCACCAATCATCACTTTAACGATACATGATATTTGCTgagtcgaaaataaaaaatttcatttatggGTAACACGCCaatgggaaaaaataataaaatttatattgtatgaAAAGTCTATTTATCCGTATGTGAATTCGTGCATGCACGTTTTCATGCAAATGCACTTGCGAAGATAGAGAGTGCGAGTGagctacaaaatatataaagagtTACAATAGGACAGTGTTAGAGAGCAAGATATCTATattgtgtaaatatatatatgtatataaatgtatggaTCGCGTCTTTGGTAGAGACTCAAGCCCGGAAAATACTTGTTTTCATTTCCTGGTCTCGACTCTCACATCCTTCTTCTATCAGTTTCGCATTTGGTATTCTACGAAATACGAATCTCGCGAGAATTTAAAGCGTCTTACTCCTACTTCTACTGCTGCAACCATACGACTGCATTCAGTATTAGTGTATGTttgtaaatgataaaaaagagTAGGATTTAGATTGGCTCAGAAGGTTCCAAAGACttggatataaaaaaaaatatatatatatgcacagataaaactataaatattaaaatatatgtatagatatatggAGTAAAAAGCTTGAagcatataaaaataaaagatatagATAAAGTAACAAGAAGATAATATCTTTATGTAAATGTTTACATCAGAGAAAGCAAAAACCCGGGGTTGCTCAATATATCAGGTACTGTCACACTACGCagaatttttgcaaaaatattaactaaTGCTTGTGCTTGTACAAAAGCCGTTAAGAAagtaaaaggaaaaaataaaattgctcgAGAAATACAATCTGATAAGTAGTGAGATATTTAAAGAGGTTACGTATTTGTTTAACTAAAAGGAAAATAGTTTACCTTTTTATCACCCAGAAGACCGATGCGGCAGTCCAGTAAGACGGTGCTGCCAATACGTTCTGTGATGTTGCGTTCATCGACGTCGTCCAGAAAGTATGGTCCGTATTTGCCGAAAGAGCTGGGAATGCTTGGAATTTTGAACCCAGACAGAAAGCTACGTTTTGTTGATGTGATAACTGGCGCAGGGGTTCTGGCGATGTCGTCATCATCCATGGCAGTGTTCAACGAGGGTTTTATTTCATAGAATACTTTGCTGGGTTTACCATCAACTAAATTGATGGAGGGCTTGGAATGATCTTTCTTCAAGTAAGGTGGTTTATCATCTTCTTGTTGATAAGAAGCGTTCTTGGAAAGCCACATACTTGCGCCCAATACTTGGGGTTCAACGATCAATGGCGTTTCAAGGGTGGCCTCTGCCAACTGCTCGATTTCTGAGTGGCTTGAAACGACCGTTGAGTTTCGAGTGTCTAAAGTGCTGGGAAATATCTGTTTGGCACTTTGCACTTGGACTGCTGCCGTGAACATGGGTTTGGGTTTTCTCGAACTCGGTTCATCTAAATCAACTAATTGGTTCTGAGATCTAGGCTGTTTTTTATTTGGATCCGAAATCTCATCGTTGCCATCAGGTCGGATCGTTTCAGTAGCCCGAAATGCCACAGGAATCAATGTGTCTGATGCAATTTCTACCGACTCATCAACTTGGGGTTTAGTGTCCGGTATTGTCTGAGTAAGGTTTTCCGCCCTCGGAAACTCTTGTTTCAAGTTTCTATCATTCCGTTTAACTCTGTTGTCTTGCTCTACTTCCGAAGGAATTATCCAACTCCATGGCTttggatttataaataaaaaatcattttgttttCTAGAAGTTACTCCAGACAGTAATTTTTCAGATGGCATGTCAGCtgttgttgatgttgttgttCTCATTGGAAGAATGGCGGTAGTGATGTTTGTCCATTTGGGATTGGAAAACATCTTCAATTCAGCAGCatccatttttattatcacgtTCTCGGTTACTTTAGCCTGATGTGCGGTGACCTCAATTTCAAGTTTTCCAACGCACCGGTCACAGGGAAATTCAACAGAACTACTGCTATTGCTGTTGTTGCTGATGTTGTCCTCATTTCGATGATTGATGTCCTCAACGATCGGATATTTCCTGTCCTCGGTTTCTGTAACAACAATCGGAAAAACGCTCAACGTCTTTCCCATATCGATTTACTGAGGCTACGGTTTTTGTATATACCCATTGGGAAATGAAATCTCGCGCTTCGATTGAGTCGAACGATGAAGAAAGAATTGGTTCATTCCAATGAAAAATCGTGGAATCCAAGTGCTATGTGGACAATGATTAAtgtaggtattttttttttttttggacttGTTTTGTTCGCTAAGCacgttttcaaatatatatttgagaaattatatatatattaagaggaaaaaaaaatttaagttacaTTTCCAGTTGAGACATGAACCAACTTGAACTCTGCTGCTGACAGTTCAATCACATAATCCTTTCTTAAAACCTttgttttattctttaattctACAATGTAGTGTCGATAACAAATTCAACTCAATAATTGTACCACCGTTTCCAACAGACCTCGAATattgaattatcaaaaaatatttttgaaagctTGTTAAATTTGATTACTCCGAAAAATTggctttatatttattactgtatagatatatttgaTTGAATGTAATATGATAAAatgtatttgaattaaaataaaagacccCTTGACCTATTTTCAAAGTGAACGTGATTTAACgtccatttaaataaattggtattaaaattaaacaaatgatGTGTATTTATTTGTTGTAGCATACAAAACGAATTTCCAATTGTTTTTGTATAAATGATGGAGCGGGATAACTACTGTCAAAGGGAGCTTTTGACCAgtaatattttccattaattcTGTATATATGATACATAAAATAACATGTGAGAGTTCGCACATACTCTTCGTTTGTATATAATTAGTTTCCGGTgcagtgattttttatttaaaaaaataaagtatataaagtCGAGAGTAAATTGTGATACGTGAGAAGCGAAATGAGATTGTATGTGGTCAAAGAAGAGTCTCGATGTGAATTTGTTTACCACAGGCTATGTACGATATTGCTTGCGCTGTCCCAACACGCTTAAGGGGATCTGTGCCCAGAACCAATTCTGTCACACTTAGATCCGGGCTATTTGTATCTATATGCATTGAAATTGATCAACTGCTTACTCAGGTCAATAATCTTCTTTCGATTGATGGCAAACATTTTCTTTGAAAGTATCCTTTTATTgaagttttcaatttttaagaatatttttacaatcatatgattttatttttgaacagtttttttttatttttggtgttagcattttttattaatatcaaaatttgtgacaaagTTGTTGACTAATTAGActgttattcaaaatttatagaaaaggTACCCACAGAAccggaaataattttaaaaataataataatacatcgatatttaatagaaatttgaattctgAAAACTGGATTTAAATctatgactatttttttttttgttaattttcaatttccatagtagggagtaaaaaaatactaaaactaGGATTTTcgatagatatattttcaaagaaaCGGATTATTCTAAATTGAGGATTGTAGATAAAGTGAGAGTGAGCCGAATAACAAGTAgacttttaaaagaattttaaagatcggttaattgaatttttcacaTTGGTTTTCGtgctgaaaaatttcaatctgTACTATTATACTGAAATCCGCGATCGAGTTAAACTACTAAGATTTATCTATACtccatttatatatttataaatttttacgactataaaattttaactcggagaaaaatttaaacaatcgggtgttaaattttataacaattagtttttttattaaaactcctataaAATTGGcgagaaaacaaattttgctACCCTAGTTTATTACATTGATAAAAGTTATCATTAATTGGATATTTTTATGAGAACTTCCctcaaataaaaactttattaatttttataataaatgtaaattgattttataataagaTACCATTTTCATAGTATAGCAATATTGCATAAAACtgtttccaaaaaaaatggaatattTTTCTAGCATGAGAGTaaatcccataatcccaagtaaccAATCCTATGTCCATAAAGTTGTGATTTTTTTCACCAGAAGATATCGctttcataattttctctccacGTATAAGATtacataagaaaattaaatttttaatatttaactaagAATgtacttttactatttaattaaagaaaaataaaatttcaggaAAATTACCTGATGATACCATCAGCAAAAATCCGCCGAGGATGGCGATGACAACAACAGTCGTTTTGTGCAGCAGCCGCATCTCCAAGAG
The sequence above is drawn from the Microplitis demolitor isolate Queensland-Clemson2020A chromosome 3, iyMicDemo2.1a, whole genome shotgun sequence genome and encodes:
- the LOC103576209 gene encoding uncharacterized protein LOC103576209, giving the protein MRLLHKTTVVVIAILGGFLLMVSSETEDRKYPIVEDINHRNEDNISNNSNSSSSVEFPCDRCVGKLEIEVTAHQAKVTENVIIKMDAAELKMFSNPKWTNITTAILPMRTTTSTTADMPSEKLLSGVTSRKQNDFLFINPKPWSWIIPSEVEQDNRVKRNDRNLKQEFPRAENLTQTIPDTKPQVDESVEIASDTLIPVAFRATETIRPDGNDEISDPNKKQPRSQNQLVDLDEPSSRKPKPMFTAAVQVQSAKQIFPSTLDTRNSTVVSSHSEIEQLAEATLETPLIVEPQVLGASMWLSKNASYQQEDDKPPYLKKDHSKPSINLVDGKPSKVFYEIKPSLNTAMDDDDIARTPAPVITSTKRSFLSGFKIPSIPSSFGKYGPYFLDDVDERNITERIGSTVLLDCRIGLLGDKKVTWLQHDKDSIRLLTVGNVQYSADERISLKFQYPDNWRLQIAYATLRDNGLYKCQVEIDPAHSLVKRYNVIITAPVLNITDDSGRAISGERHLKAGSALRLRCEGRDILERLNESLLWTRGDETLTSNVSENRTTEIADDKEISVIVSSLTIEKASPRHAGNYSCIVPERAKTTIAVHVLNGELPAAVHGSGVSRAVFNIWLIHLTISSGFFR